In Mus musculus strain C57BL/6J chromosome 1, GRCm38.p6 C57BL/6J, a single genomic region encodes these proteins:
- the Il1rl1 gene encoding interleukin-1 receptor-like 1 isoform b precursor (isoform b precursor is encoded by transcript variant 2) has protein sequence MIDRQRMGLWALAILTLPMYLTVTEGSKSSWGLENEALIVRCPQRGRSTYPVEWYYSDTNESIPTQKRNRIFVSRDRLKFLPARVEDSGIYACVIRSPNLNKTGYLNVTIHKKPPSCNIPDYLMYSTVRGSDKNFKITCPTIDLYNWTAPVQWFKNCKALQEPRFRAHRSYLFIDNVTHDDEGDYTCQFTHAENGTNYIVTATRSFTVEEKGFSMFPVITNPPYNHTMEVEIGKPASIACSACFGKGSHFLADVLWQINKTVVGNFGEARIQEEEGRNESSSNDMDCLTSVLRITGVTEKDLSLEYDCLALNLHGMIRHTIRLRRKQPSKECPSHIA, from the exons ATGATTGACAGACAGAGAATGGGACTTTGGGCTTTGGCAATTCTGACACTTCCCATGTATTTGACAGTTACGGAGGGCA GTAAATCGTCCTGGGGTCTGGAAAATGAGGCTTTAATTGTGAGATGCCCCCAAAGAGGACGCTCGACTTATCCTGTGGAATGGTATTACTCAGATACAAATGAAAGTATTCCTACTCAAAAAAGAAATCGGATCTTTGTCTCAAGAGATCGTCTGAAGTTTCTACCAGCCAGAGTGGAAGACTCTGGGATTTATGCTTGTGTTATCAGAAG CCCCAACTTGAATAAGACTGGATACTTGAATGTCACCATACATAAAAAGCCGCCAAGCTGCAATATCCCTGATTATTTGATGTACTCGACAGTACGTGGATcagataaaaatttcaagataaCGTGTCCAACAATTGACCTGTATAATTGGACAGCACCTGTTCAGTGGTTTAAG AACTGCAAAGCTCTCCAAGAGCCAAGGTTCAGGGCACACAGGTCCTACTTGTTCATTGACAACGTGACTCATGATGATGAAGGTGACTACACTTGTCAATTCACACACGCGGAGAATGGAACCAACTACATCGTGACGGCCACCAGATCATTCACAGTTGAAG aaaaaggctTTTCTATGTTTCCAGTAATTACAAATCCTCCATACAACCACACAATGGAAGTGGAAATAG GAAAACCAGCAAGTATTGCCTGTTCAGCTTGCTTTGGCAAAGGCTCTCACTTCTTGGCTGATGTCCTGTGGCAGATTAACAAAACAGTAGTTGGAAATTTTGGTGAAGCAAGAATTCAAGAAGAGGAAGGTCGAAATGAAAG TTCCAGCAATGACATGGATTGTTTAACCTCAGTGTTAAGGATAACTGGTGTGACAGAAAAGGACCTGTCCCTGGAATATGACTGTCTGGCCCTGAACCTTCATGGCATGATAAGGCACACCATAAGGCTGAGAAGGAAACAACCAAGTAAGGAGTGTCCCTCACACATTGCTTGA